One segment of bacterium DNA contains the following:
- the rpsJ gene encoding 30S ribosomal protein S10: MASQRIRIRLKAYDHKMLDQSLKEIVATAKRTGAKISGPILLPTKIRKYTVLRSTNIDKKSREQFEMRIHKRLVDILEPLPQTIDALMKLNLPAGVDVEIKL; encoded by the coding sequence ATGGCTAGTCAGAGGATAAGGATACGGCTTAAGGCTTATGACCACAAGATGCTTGACCAGTCTCTAAAGGAGATTGTAGCAACAGCTAAGAGGACCGGAGCGAAAATTTCCGGACCGATTCTGTTGCCCACTAAGATTCGTAAGTATACGGTTCTCAGGTCTACCAATATAGACAAGAAGTCGAGAGAACAGTTTGAAATGCGAATTCACAAGAGGCTTGTGGACATACTTGAGCCACTTCCTCAAACAATAGACGCACTTATGAAATTAAATCTTCCCGCTGGGGTAGACGTAGAGATAAAACTTTAG
- the rplC gene encoding 50S ribosomal protein L3 translates to MMVGILGEKVGMSQVFSEKGETLSVTVIKAGPCFVVQKKSDSKEGYNAIQLGYGERKEKSLNKPERGHFEKAKVGSLKYLREFRVENVDEYQLGQEIRVDMFKVGDYVDVKGTSKGKGFAGGVKRWGFKGGPASHGSQHHRRVGSIGASSFPSRVMPGTKMPGRMGGNSTVTKKLEVVKIIPEESLILVKGAIPGVKKGFLVISKSKKQRKQETQEKQEPQEKQEKQEKQKKQS, encoded by the coding sequence ATGATGGTAGGAATTCTTGGTGAGAAAGTGGGAATGTCCCAGGTCTTTTCTGAGAAAGGGGAAACTCTCTCTGTTACAGTGATTAAGGCAGGTCCCTGTTTCGTAGTGCAGAAGAAGAGTGATTCAAAAGAAGGTTATAATGCTATCCAGTTAGGCTACGGGGAAAGAAAAGAAAAAAGCTTAAATAAACCAGAAAGAGGCCATTTCGAGAAAGCAAAGGTTGGCTCTCTAAAATATTTGAGGGAATTTCGCGTTGAGAATGTGGATGAATATCAACTTGGCCAGGAGATCAGGGTAGACATGTTTAAAGTTGGAGATTATGTAGATGTCAAGGGCACTTCAAAAGGAAAGGGCTTTGCGGGTGGTGTAAAGCGCTGGGGATTTAAAGGTGGCCCTGCTTCTCACGGTTCACAGCATCACAGAAGGGTTGGTTCGATTGGCGCAAGTTCATTCCCCTCGCGAGTTATGCCTGGGACCAAGATGCCTGGAAGGATGGGTGGAAATTCGACTGTGACGAAGAAACTGGAAGTAGTAAAGATTATCCCGGAAGAGAGTCTAATTTTAGTAAAGGGAGCTATTCCCGGGGTTAAGAAAGGTTTTTTGGTCATATCGAAAAGCAAGAAACAGAGGAAGCAGGAGACACAGGAGAAACAAGAACCACAAGAGAAGCAAGAAAAACAAGAAAAACAGAAAAAACAAAGTTAA
- the rplB gene encoding 50S ribosomal protein L2: MAIKKYKPTSPARRFTTRVARDEITKTKPEKSLTVGLRSHGGRNASGRITVRHQGGGHKRRYRIIDFKRDKFNIPAKVLAIEYDPNRSCLIALLQYTDGEKRYILQPLGLRVGDTVESGDSAPITIGNSFPLRNIPVGLMVHNIELSPGSGGQMARSAGSSAQIVAKEDRFAQLKLPSGEIRLALLDCRATIGQLGNIEHGSIELGSAGVKRHLGIRPTVRGVAMNATDHPMGGGRGKSKGHNLPRSPWGQLSKGFKTRKKKKSDALILKRRK, from the coding sequence ATGGCAATAAAGAAATATAAACCTACATCGCCAGCTCGCAGGTTCACTACCAGAGTGGCCAGAGATGAAATTACCAAAACCAAGCCGGAGAAATCGCTAACTGTTGGTTTGCGTTCCCATGGAGGAAGGAATGCTTCTGGACGGATTACGGTGAGGCATCAGGGAGGCGGGCACAAACGAAGGTATAGAATTATCGATTTTAAGAGAGATAAGTTTAACATCCCGGCCAAGGTTTTGGCTATAGAATACGACCCCAATCGTTCTTGTCTAATTGCTCTTTTGCAATACACTGATGGGGAGAAGAGATACATTCTTCAGCCTCTCGGCTTGCGAGTGGGTGATACTGTGGAGAGTGGAGATTCTGCCCCTATTACTATAGGTAACAGTTTTCCCTTAAGAAACATACCTGTTGGCTTGATGGTTCATAATATCGAATTAAGTCCAGGTTCTGGTGGCCAGATGGCTAGAAGTGCCGGGTCATCTGCCCAGATAGTTGCTAAAGAAGACAGATTTGCTCAATTGAAACTCCCTTCTGGAGAAATTCGACTTGCCCTTCTCGATTGTAGAGCTACTATTGGGCAATTGGGAAACATTGAACATGGAAGTATTGAATTGGGGAGTGCAGGAGTCAAACGCCATCTGGGTATTCGACCAACAGTGAGGGGAGTAGCAATGAATGCGACCGACCATCCGATGGGAGGTGGACGGGGGAAAAGCAAAGGTCATAATTTACCTCGCTCCCCGTGGGGACAACTATCTAAAGGTTTCAAAACGAGAAAAAAGAAAAAATCTGACGCACTAATTTTGAAAAGGAGAAAGTAA
- the tuf gene encoding elongation factor Tu (EF-Tu; promotes GTP-dependent binding of aminoacyl-tRNA to the A-site of ribosomes during protein biosynthesis; when the tRNA anticodon matches the mRNA codon, GTP hydrolysis results; the inactive EF-Tu-GDP leaves the ribosome and release of GDP is promoted by elongation factor Ts; many prokaryotes have two copies of the gene encoding EF-Tu) → GYRPQFYFRTTDVTGVMKLPEKVEMVMPGDNVSIEAELITPIAMEKELRFAIREGGHTVGAGVISEVIK, encoded by the coding sequence GGGGTATCGTCCGCAGTTCTATTTTCGGACAACAGATGTAACGGGAGTGATGAAACTTCCTGAGAAAGTAGAGATGGTGATGCCTGGAGACAATGTGAGCATTGAGGCAGAGTTGATAACTCCCATAGCTATGGAGAAGGAATTGAGGTTTGCCATCAGGGAAGGCGGACACACTGTTGGCGCAGGAGTAATTTCAGAAGTAATAAAGTAA
- the rplD gene encoding 50S ribosomal protein L4 yields the protein MPEVDLLNSKGENVGKISLPEEIFGKKVNPGLVHEALVSQLATARQGTASAKTRAEVSGGGAKPWRQKGTGRARVGSNRSPLWRHGGITFGPKPRSYKIAFPKKKRRSAVKQILSEKIRENRLRVIDSLMLEEGKTKKAKALLEKMDVLMGALVIAKGKDANLSRAFANLPKVKLITVQSINIRDLLNYEKIIITRDAIGAIVEGLS from the coding sequence ATGCCAGAAGTGGATCTACTCAACTCTAAGGGAGAAAATGTGGGTAAGATTAGCTTGCCCGAGGAAATTTTTGGAAAGAAGGTCAATCCAGGATTGGTTCATGAGGCTTTGGTCAGTCAGTTGGCGACGGCCAGGCAGGGGACAGCTTCCGCTAAGACGAGAGCAGAAGTTTCCGGAGGGGGAGCTAAACCCTGGCGGCAAAAGGGCACAGGCAGGGCGCGGGTAGGAAGTAATCGATCGCCTCTCTGGCGACACGGAGGGATTACTTTTGGCCCCAAGCCCCGTTCATACAAGATAGCTTTTCCTAAAAAGAAGAGAAGAAGTGCCGTAAAACAGATATTATCAGAAAAAATCCGTGAGAATAGACTTAGAGTTATAGATTCATTAATGCTGGAAGAGGGAAAGACTAAAAAAGCAAAAGCGCTATTGGAAAAGATGGATGTTTTGATGGGAGCTCTGGTAATTGCAAAAGGCAAGGATGCAAATTTGTCGAGGGCTTTCGCTAATTTACCCAAAGTTAAATTGATTACCGTTCAAAGCATCAATATACGCGACCTCTTAAATTATGAGAAAATAATTATTACTCGCGATGCCATAGGAGCTATTGTGGAGGGATTATCCTGA
- the rplW gene encoding 50S ribosomal protein L23, with protein sequence MFDPYQIIKGPLVTEKSTTLRAEENKYTLFVSLKANKTEIKRAVEELFKVEVIKVNTFNLRGKKKKLGIHEGYRPKRKKAVVTLKPGNTIRMFEGA encoded by the coding sequence ATGTTTGATCCATATCAGATAATTAAGGGTCCATTGGTGACAGAGAAATCTACAACTCTTCGGGCAGAGGAAAACAAGTACACTTTATTTGTATCTCTTAAGGCTAACAAGACTGAAATTAAGAGAGCTGTGGAAGAGCTTTTCAAGGTAGAAGTGATTAAAGTAAATACGTTCAATCTCAGAGGTAAAAAGAAGAAACTGGGAATTCACGAAGGATATAGACCGAAAAGAAAGAAAGCAGTGGTTACCCTTAAACCGGGAAATACTATAAGAATGTTTGAAGGGGCGTAG
- the rpsS gene encoding 30S ribosomal protein S19 has translation MSRSTKKGPYVDENLLKKIENMNASGQKKVIKTWARSSVITPEFVGHTIAVYNGRKFIPVYLSENMVGHRLGEFAPTRFFRGHGVAHTKEVTALT, from the coding sequence GTGTCCAGGTCTACAAAAAAAGGCCCCTATGTGGATGAGAATCTTCTCAAAAAGATTGAAAACATGAATGCCTCCGGTCAAAAGAAGGTAATAAAGACATGGGCAAGAAGTTCGGTAATAACCCCAGAATTTGTTGGGCATACTATAGCAGTTTATAATGGAAGGAAGTTCATTCCTGTCTATTTATCTGAGAATATGGTGGGCCACCGGTTAGGAGAGTTTGCTCCCACCAGATTTTTTAGGGGCCATGGCGTCGCCCATACTAAAGAGGTCACGGCGCTAACTTAA